AATGGACATTATTTGTACTTCATTAGGCAGCGTTTCGGTCTTCCTCCCTTCAACTGGCTGAAGACAACACAGTTCTAGCCTTTGTATTTTAGCCCAATATTTGTTTTCTAGCAAGATGTTGCCTTTTTCCTTGGGTGCTAAGAAACGCACCAGACAGTCCAACACCATCTGTAATGTCACATGCAATACCAATCCTGTGATTTATCacctcccacagcccccccagaTTATCccaaagagtatttttttcccaaaaacgCACTTACATTGGCCCAGCTGGTTCATCATCTGCAGCAAGCATCCCGAGGCACCCAGGGAGAgacaagggaaggaaagaaaaagagagtcAGTGTTTGCAGGGGGCcacaacaggagcagcaaagtgATCTATCTACAGCATCAAAGGCCATTCCAGTCGGGAGTGCAAGGATCATGGAGTTACTGCTCTGGAGTCGGGTTTAATGGCAGGTATGTTGCTTCAATGGGTTTAGTTAACACTTGGAATGCTGGTCATGAAGGACTGCAACTGGAGCGGACAGATTGGTGCAACATGGTCAAGACTCATCTTGTCCCCAAGTTCCAGTGGTTCAATCTCATAAAAATAGATGAGGAGACAAACCAACGGTTCAGTTGTAAAATCCTGCTGGATGTTTGCTTGcattgactttttaaaaatatgtattttaatttttaagccGTTTTTCCACTGCTGATGGGTAACTCCTGGTATATACCCCAGAGGATACATACTCCACACTCATTTTCCCCCACGGATGTAACCTCTACATTCCCCATTTTTCTCAATGTTTAATTAGAAGGGACCAGGTTAGGAGGAGGCTGAAGGGGAACACTCGATTCCAGCCCCAACCATGGTccttgggcagcagcatccAGTGTCACCAGGAGGAGTCAGGGTGCTGGGACACCTCCGGACACACTTCAGCTGCAGAGGACAGACAGCATCGTCCTGCCCATGGCCCTTGGCATAACTCATTTaggagctggctgggggtggggaATCTGCCAATGAGGAATGTTTCATATGAACTCTCACGACCAATTGGGCTTTGTTTTGGAATTCTCAAACACTATTTTCACCCACGCTGTAGTACAGAAGACAAAACTGCATTTACACAACAGTACAAGAGTCAATCCAGGAGCCTAATGCTCCCACAGATGGATTTTGGGGGAACCAATTCAGGCCCTGCTGGTTTTGGCACTTGACAGTTGCCGCTCCCACCTCGTGCCAGAAGGATTTTTCAGGGAAGTCTTTGAGAAACTCTCAGCAGGATTCCACAAGGGTGCTTAGTGCACATGAAGCAGTTATGGAAATTACAGTCTTACAGTGTAGGCATCCGCATGAGCACACGCCAGGAGTAATGTCGGGGAGAGGGGACATTACTCCACCTGGGCCCTCGAGGCAACGGAGAGGCAAAGCCACCGCTAGCACAGACAGTGACCAGaacaaaaaatacttcaaaaataaagaactaACCACAAACCAAGAGCTTTACAGCCAAAGTAACAGACTAGCGACACACCGGTGTCCACAGAATTCCAGTACCAGCAACAATAACTGTCGGACAAGGTACAGAGAACTGGGACTAGGAAGGACAGCCAGACATCAATGTGCTGTTGTATATACAGTGAGATATACAGAGACACATCAGGTACTcaaacacaaagcacagcagaggaatCTACGGCTTCCTTCCACAAACATCTCTGGGAATCACGGATCCGAGAGCAGCCGAGCTCCACGCTCCGGGAGGGACAGCGAGCCCTGGCCCCCGAGGCCAGCGCTGCCTCTGAGACCCAACTCTGCTCCAACAAGCACCATCCACTGCTTTGGGAGTTTGTTTGGCTGGACTTCAGCAATAGCAAACTGCACCGTGGACACTCGCTACAAAATAAccattttccctcctctgctcaaAGAGTTAAATGCCCGTTTCAGATCAGCAAGTTTGtgttgtcaaaaaaaaaaaaaaaatttaaaaaaagcagctttaaattGATAAAGGCTGCCATTGGTGATTCCTCATGAAGATCCCACAAAAAAGCCTACTGGGAATACTCTGCTTGGTGGATCCCCACCACTGCTCCCTGTCCCATCTCTAACCTAAACCAGAGATAAAAAGAGCACGGGAAATTCCCGGTCAGCCGCTAAAGTGCTGGCAAAGCATCCCCAGTACAGAACAGACACAGACCGAACCCTCAGCGAAACCAGGGGCaacagaacaacagaaaaaccaGTACAAAATCAGACTAAAGAAAAGGTTCAAAACAGCAAACTGAAATCCAAATTAGTCGTGAACGTGAATGAGGAAGTTTTCAAGAGTGTTAACGTTATGACTTGTGCGTTGTATAGACTGAAGCGGAGGTTAAACAAACTCCAAAGCATGCAGAGCTCTCACTTACCACCATTTTTTAAGGGTATGATGCAattgaagggggaaaaaaaaaaaaaagaagtcatagTAACCGACAAGATCAATATCACCCAAAGCTTTaatgccacagccctgctctaGGACAGTCAGCAGCACCTACAGCACAGAAAGGTCCCCAGTGCTCCCcaaggctgctgggagcagccactgACCACACagagcccctcctgcagcacctgccctggcactgggctcctgcaggctccaaacccccctgctcacagagcacagcagtaaCCCCACAGCCAGGCCTGCCCTCAGGCCATGGAATGACCTGCTTCATGGGGCCCCAAAACTGCACATTCTGAGCCAAAATGGCAGGAGTGCTGCTTGGCTTTAACACAGGTAATCAATCCCTGCAGGCAAAAATACCTGGGAATTAAAAGTGGAAGATGATGACAAGTAGATCTCCCTAAGCTCCTCCACTTGGATGGGAATGTGTTTTGTGCCCCCCCTCCCATTTTCAGCCTTAATTTCCAAGGCATTTTACATGTCACTCAGTTTCTTTCACCGCCTTTGGAAAGCTACAGGGTTTATTTTTAGTATCAAATTAATCCTGGGTAGCATCTTGTGACTGGTGGaacttaaaaatgaaacactaGCGGGTTCTTCCAACACTAAGGTTCCAATTTTTGCTTCTGAAGGGATTCTACATCTCAACTCATGCTTTAAAACCTGGAAAGAATCAACCCCAGACTGGTCTGGgttaaagcccatccagtgccaccccctgccatgacaggacacctcccactgtcccagggtgctgcaagccctgcccagcctggcctggggcactgccagggatgcaggggcagctcaAGGCTCTgaaggagcagccagagcctgtGACAGCTCAGGGTCTGTGTCCATTCCCACTGGGAACAGCTGATGGCTGTGGCCTCACTGTGTACCTGCCTCAAAACCTGCTCACCCTGACTAATTTAAAGTGTGGGAGAGAAAGATGtgcataaaagggaaaaaaaaacccaccaaaatcaCTGGTTACAAAAGGTAAATGGTTGCAGTTAAAACAGTTTCTTTCAATTACTTACAGTAATAGCAGGAACAGGGGAAGtcaagaaaaaagcaaaagagggTTAGAAAGAATGTGGGGATTTAGATGGAgcttctgcagagccaggagaagaAACACATTTATGGGAAGTCTTTGGATTAGGCTGAGGAATgagaggggaagaaggaaaagggacaTGTTATAACCCAGTCACCTCAGGGCTATGGATTTACCAGTACAAACCAGTCCCATTCCTGTGGGGAATGGAGCCAAGGGGTTTTTCCTTTCTACTTACCCCAGAAAACACCCTTTAAGCCAGAGGCTATGCTGATTTTAGACTGTTTGATGCAACAACAGCAGAACAACAGCCCACTCCTTTAAGAACCCCTGCTAGGCTACCCTCAGGTGGTGCTGGCTGAGCTATGGAAACCAAGCAGCTCGGGCTGTACTACAGAGAACAAAGCCATtccatctctccctgcccagggcagcaccctGGCATTCCCTGCTGGCACCTCCTCCCCTGGGCATGCAGCCACGTGCCAGGGCATGCCACGCTCATGCAGCTCTCGTCCCCAAAGCCATGGAAGCTGCCCATGGCCAGCCCCCtctggccctgccagcccctggctgctctctgggaaCAGGGAGCGAGCTGGATGCTGCCTTGCCAGGTGTAAGGCAGGTCAGAACTCACGTTCTGAGAGGATGCAGGGATTCAAGCACCATctgccctcccttcctccttccagcACAGGATTTGGATGTGCTGGGAGAACATTCACAGGCTCCGCAGCAaaccctgctccaggcaccccCTGGTGCCACTGCTTTGGTGGGAACAGGGATTTCACGGGTGCTGtgttcttttcctgctctccagcagcaggaaaaagaatcAACTCCCAAATCAGAGTTCTGAGAAGGAGGAAACATCAGCAAAGGagctcctgagcagccctggcccaaGGCACACCAAGCAGCTCACGGATACACAAAGCCAGGTCCATGCAAAAACGAGGCCTGCAGTCAGGAAATGCCAAAGTTAAAGGAGTGTCCCTGCTCTTCCAGCATGGCAGCACTTCCAACAGAGGGAACATCTTCACTCTGAACTGCTCCCAGTGTACCCAGGAGCCCATcaccctccccagcctcctGTGGGCATGCTGAGCCATTTGAAGCCTGTAGAACATGAAGATgtgagggaaagggaaagggaaatgttcAGTTGTTTCTTTGGGCTGGCCAGGTAGAATTTCCAGGTGCTGGGGAAGAAGTTCCAGAGGCCTGAGGATTTCTGTCCCACCAGTCACATCCCCCAGGACTAAGTGGGCACTTGtgcccagcaccaggctggTCTCACCTGAGGAGCTGACCCAGcacaccccaaaccctgtcATTTGTGTAGGTTTAACTGAGCCAGCCCTAAAGTatcacctgggcacagcacgAGGTGAGAGCTCATCctgggcacctgcagctcccagcaggacccaAAATCAGCAGTTCATCCTGCACGGCCCCAGTCAGGAGCCAAGGTGTGCTCCAGCAGTTCATTaacagctccttctgctccaAAAGCCTTTGATTTTCCTGAGCACAGGAAGTGGCCACGTTTAGCAGCACTGGTTTATTCCAAATTTTAAACACAATCCTTAGAAGTGGTCTGAGTAAGTCACGTTTCCAGCTGTCTGTGCACTGCTCTCAGCAGGCCAGATGGTGGCCAGGACACCAGAGGATTCCTGAGGGGTGGTGGCAGATACCCTGAGGTGGATGTGTGACACCTACAGAGGGGACACACCACAGGTCCAACACCTGCACCCAACCCTCGGGATCTTTACAGGGATCTGCAGCCAGAGCCATTCCCCAGCAGGACGTGCAGATCAACAGGGGCCACCACCCTCACACCTGCTGTGGGACCTGCACTCCTGGGGACTCCAGAAAGGCATTCCAGAGTTATTCCACCCTGGGAAGACGAGGTGATGGTGGTGATGATGAAGCAATCTCAGTGTCTAAGGTTGGATAGGTCCAAGGAGAAcgtccccatcccagcaggaagggcagcaacagctctgtgcttgcaGCACCACCTCACACGAGGAGCTCTGCCATGAGCACATCCCTAAAGGTGAGCACATCCCACTGACaccaaggctggaaaagccagcAGAGATCCTGGCTGGTGCCAGCTGCTGGATCAGGAGTGCTGTGTGTTTggctcagctccctccccagctccctgcagcagcgGAGGCGGAGGTGTGATTTTGGAAGGGGGAGCTGAAATCCCAAACACCGAGCATGCCGCTGCATTCCAGCATTAACTTTGGCATTTCATAACCATgtcttgaaaataataaaattcaggAGAACCCTGAGTCAAACATCCCCACGTGGCAATCAGGAGGCTCCTGATGATTTCCCACGTGTGCATTTGTCCGTGCCCTGCTCCCGGGGCGTTCCCCACGGCGGCAGCACAGAAAGCTTCGGTGCCAGTATGGAAGATGCACAGCTATCCAAGGAATGTGGGACTCTGGTGGCATGGTGCCAGCTGTGTCCATCAGCCAGGCAAACCTCATCCCCAGCTACGGACTGTCACACTCAGCATGGATTTCTCCTCCAGGAAAGGGGACAGGGAGAACATCCGACCCCCAGGGAGGAGCGTCATGTCACTCCTCAGGGCTCTGCCTTCACAACAGCAGCCCCAGTGAGCACTGGAGTAACCTCAGCTCCTTGGCTCATCATCCTGGACAGCTCCAGGGGGATGATGAGCCTGGATCCCTCAGGTACCTGGGGAGTGGCCAGACCAGCCAGGAAAACTGCTGCCTTGGAAAGAGGCAGTGAACTCTTTACCTCCAGTGTCAGCTCCCCTGCACCACCACGGGGGCTGTGCTGCGATCTGCTCCCACCACAGCCAATTCCTGTTGGATTCAGTCCATTTGGGGCTGTTTGCAGGGAATATTTGTGTATCAAATTCCCAGGACCTTGTTTTGGTCCTTGTGAAACTTCATCCAATGAAAATTCTGAACAAGGGGAGCTGTAATCACTgacatggaggaggaggaaaatggaaattgtCTGCTCCAAGTTCTCCGGGCTGGTGGAGGTCCCTGAGGCCACGCTGAGGGCAGGACAAGCCCTGGAGCCACTGGAAGCTGTTAGTGATGCACAGAACATGCACTACGGCTCAACTGGGGCTCCACCCTGAGAGCAGCCCCCACACATGCTCTGTAAGCAGTTAGTAAGTGCTACTCAAGGCTGACAACCAAAGCTGGTTTCCTCTAGGGATGCACTACTTCAGCCAGGTCTGACCCAAGCCTCGGCCCTGCTCCCGTTATTCCATTTGCTGTGTTCCACAAGCTCCTCTCCTCACTGTGGATCCCTGTGAGGCCCATGAGGgtggctgtgcccaccccacACACACATCACTGTCTCACAACCCAATTTTCATGCCCTGTGAGGGCCCCCCgcagccccacagccacacccagctgccctgggtAACAGCTCTCACTGGGAAGGGCTTGGCCAGCCCAGGATGGTGCTGAGGATCACTCCAGCATGCTGCCCTCCACCTGCCCCATGCTTGGATCCACCGTGTTCCTGCAGCACCACAacattcctgctgcttcccctgaGGAGTCCTCGCAGAGGTTTTCTTGCTACACACTGGAGTAAGCTGCTAGCAGCACATTAAAGGCTGTTTCTCAGCATGTATTCAGCCTCACACTGCCCCTtgccccagctgtgcacagGGGAAGGTGTGCAGGAGAAGCTCATAGATAAAAGTTACTACTAGTTGTATGTACCAAACACagatgaattaattaattattgcTACCATCAAACCTGGTAATAAGCcctatttttataaaatctaATCAGTGGCTACAATAGATACAGGTTCCAGAGCATTCCTTAACTACAGATTCAGCTACACAGCAGAGTAAGAGCCCTCCCCCCATCTCTGAACCCTGcacacatttcagttttgaagCACCTTTGCAGCCCCAATCCCTTGAAGTGCAACAATTCCTTGGTTTGAGTGCAAtgtcccctcacagccctgcccagagtCCAGCCGTGGGGAGGAGGGAATGCCACCGGGGGTGagggtgctgccagctgtgcccctgtgctgccccacgCTCCTTGGGGCACACAGAGAGATGGGAGCGCTCCACCCGTGACACGACAAAGCTGTCAAGACATCCACAACCCCCTGAGCCCTGGGCCTTGCACCCTCTGGGCTTCATGTCcggagagggaggagaggagaaaggcaggagcGTGGAGCGGGACAGGCGGGGCTGCTGGTCCTTCCTGCGGGGCGGCTCctccggcagcagcagcggcagcagggcggggccgggccgggccgggcgggctcagcggcggcgcggggcgcaCTTACCGTCGGGAACTTCATCCGGCCGCTTCCGCTTCTCGTAGATGACGATGATGACCACCAGGATGACGATCTCTGCCAGGATGCCCAGGAAGGGCCACAGCGGGGCCAGGTGGCTGCGCACGCGCAGGATGGTGGTGACCGACACCGAgcccacctggttggtggcgTTGCACTGGTACTCGCCGGGGTCCTCGTTGATCTGCAGGTTTGTGATGCTCAGCTCGGTGTAGTTCTCTTTGTTGGAAATGAAGAACCTGCCCGAGGAGTTGTTGATGTCCTGGCgaggggacaggggtgggaaACAGTAACAGCTTTAAGGCCTTTGTGGCACGGGAAAAGGAGATTTGAGGGAGGAGCCCAGGCCTGGTGTTTGTCTCCCCAAACACCACAAAGGGAACCCTGCACTCAGGGGTCCGATCACTGCCAGCACTCAGCCACTCCTTGAAACCTCCAGCTCACACTCAGCAGGGAACACTCATCCCATCCTGGCTCCATCCATCCAATCCCTGCAGCAACAGGAAACAGCTGGGCCGGAGGGGTTGGaaattcccagctgctctctgctatTCCCACTGCTGGTCACATTTTCCTGCTCACTACATCATCACTGGCTACATGGAACAAACAGATCACCCAAGCTCTAACAGGGATCACTGCCACCTCCTCATATTAAGTCTTGTGAGCTCCACCAGTAAAACTTGGAGGAATTTATAACCCAATGTGGttttaaatcacatttcatAAGTCAGTCTTGCAGTTTGTAGCAAATTCCAGAAAATAACTTTCAGGGTAAGTTCTTAACATTGCTCACAGCAATGCAGTGAGCAGGTTTTTTCACATACCAATAATATAACtatcaatttttatttatatattttatatattgatatataACATCAATTTTATATTCACCCATCCATCCTCACTGCTGCCAAAAACATCCACCTTCACTCACACTTTGGAGGGACTGCGCTTTGAGAAGTCACAGAGCTCCTTCAACAGCCCATCCCCaagcccaggtgctgctctcctctccctggggctctgggcaggctgagCCATCCTGAGCCCCCTCCTTACCTCAAACACCCCATTGACCTTCTTGCGCCACACCCACTCGGGGTGGGGGAAGCCCACGGACTTGCAGTACATCAGGGCCTCCTGGCCCTCGTTTTTGTTCTCACTCCTCTTGTGCCCAGTGATGTCAGGAGTGGCTACGAGACAAAAAAGCACCTTCTAAGTACAAACAGGCTTCTTTCACTCACCTGGACACAAattcctccagctccctggaagCTGGGCCTTCCCACCCCAAGGGGATGTTATGGATGGATGAACTGTGCTCTGCGTGTCCCTCAGCCCTaaccctgtgctctgtgtgtgtcacccagcacagccctaaCCCccgtgctctgtgtgtgtccctcaGCCccgtgctctgtgtgtgtccctcaGCCctatgctctgtgtgtgtccctgacccctgtgctctgtgtgtgtccctcaGCCctatgctctgtgtgtgtccctaAGCCccgtgctctgtgtgtgtccctgatccccgtgctctgtgtgtgtccctcaGCCctatgctctgtgtgtgtccctgacccctgtgctctgtgtgtgtccctaACCCccgtgctctgtgtgtgtccctaagccctgtgctctgtgtgtgtccctcaGCCctatgctctgtgtgtgtccctgacccctgtgctctgtgtgtgtccctgacccctgtgctctgtgtgtgtccctgacccctgtgctctgtgtgtgtccctgacccctgtgctctgtgtgtccctgacCCCTGTGCTCTGTGCGTGTCCCTGACCCCTGTGCTCTGTGCGTGTCCCTGACCCCCATGCTGTGTGTCCCTCAGCCCTATGTTCTGTGTGCGTgtccctcagccctgtgctctgtgcgtgtccctgacccctgtgctctgtgcgtgtccctgacccctgtgctctgtgtgtgtccctaacccctgtgctctgtgtgtgtccccaactcccatgctctgtgtgtgtccctcaGCCccgtgctctgtgtgtgtccctgaccccggtgctctgtgtgtgtgtgtccctaacccctgtgctctgtgtgtgtccctgacccctgtgctctgtgtgtgtccctaacccctgtgctctgtgtgtgtccccaactcccatgctctgtgtgtgtccctgacccctgtgctctgtgtgtgtccctcaGCCccgtgctctgtgtgtgtccctcGGAGCAGCCCTAAGCCCCCCTGAGCTTAGgctggctcagggcagtgcctgggctgACCCCTGGCCCAGCAGATggccccaggctgcagggccCACCTTTAAAGCTGCAGCTCCTAATTACAGCACACGTGGCTGGATGTGTgatggcagctctgagctgttaatccagcccaggccagcctggctgctccaggaaaCTGGAATTTCCAACAGGAGACtccccagctccaccagcagATTCCCTGCAggtgcacacagagccagcaattccagctgcaggctgagatCATGAGAGGAATTTGCTCAAAGGGAACAAAAGCTCTCGTGCCAGCAGACAGCAGCTGAGCCTGCtcctcccaaaactgcagcagcaatCTTTGGGAAAATGCCTGGCAAGCTGTCCTGCTTCCTCCTGGGCTACGTCAAAGGGGTTTTGATGAGAAGCACCCCGTGCCTCAGATCCTTTTTTGACAGGAACAGCATTATCCAAATGAGACTGTGAACCACAGCACATCCATGGCTGTAGGGAAGCCTGggcttcagctcctgctggtgtgtgctcacctgggcaggcaCACAGGAGAGGCCTCAGGCACCCTCCAAGTGCCCATGGGAATTCCAACAGCACTTCCcacacagcctttcctgggcCTTGCAGGAGTCCTGACCAGAGGATGAAGCTCAGCCAGATGCCAACTCCTTAATTCCAAGATGATGCCAAACCACTACACCTTGATAGGTAAGAAGGGTTTACAAACCCAAGGGGTTCATTTAGGAAAAGTGCCACTCAAAATGCATCTTTGCCCATCAGACATAAAAATACCCTGAGAGACATAAAACCTGCCCTGCACGAAGGAACCACACCCAAACAACCCCTGGTCTTGTAGAGAAAGGAGCTGCCAGAAGCTGAAggaagctgggagcagcactccCCAcctgccagaggcaggagcacctggagcaaGAGGAGTTCCTGAGCTGAATTCAGGTCTCAGGCAGGAACTGAgtcagccctggggctggcagggcagtgctgctgcaggacccaggcactgcagagcaccTGGCACGTCCTTCCCACCCTGTCCCTagcctcagagaggaaaatgacATTTATTCCACACAGTGAGGGCTCCAGGGGGGACTGTCACTGAAAGGTGCCACCACTTCTCTGCTGGGCCTGGGACCTTCttaaagcaggagctgggtgagcCCCCTGTGGCTTTTGCTTCCTGACACCTCTGTGCTTCCCACACTAACTCCAGGGATTTGGAAGGATCCCTCCTTCCTGGAGGAGGCCAAGGAGGGATCTCCTCCAGCCACAGAGCCCTGCGGTGACAAGGACAcgatcccagagctggcactgctggaatgCCACCAGGGGCTGCAAACTGGCACCACTCcctgaggaagagcagcagtggcactcagcagctccaggctgctggctTCCAGTGacaccctgagcagggctgagcctggaaaaggggacagggacagcactcCCAGCTGGCCCAGTTTGTgtcaggctgctggcagggagggaagggacaggaaaggagagggaacaCTTTCTGGGACACCTCCACAATGACATTGCAGGAAGGAGAGGCCAGCTCCCAGGGtgatcccagctcccagtgcccagaATACCTCTGCTCCTcgtggctctgctgggccagggctATTCCTGGAGCACCCAGGGGCTCTGTGCACTGCTGGGCTTCCAGGGCTCAGAGCCACCACCCAGACACCAGCCCAGCATTTTCAGTCCCAAACAATGCAGGAAACTGTGTGCTGCTGgcccacatccctgcagcccctgagcaggaattccctgggaagCTTTTCAAGCCAGGATTGATCCCTGCACCATCCTGCTCCGTGCCAGCCAAAGCCCAGCACTGATTCCTCAggttttcagtttctctgttcTGTCTTTAGCTTTCTATTATTCTATTATTTagctttctatttcttttcacaGGGTGGTGGAGGCAAAACAATCCTGCTCTAGCTGGAGACTCAAGGACTGGAGACTCTTCAAACTTCAGGCCCAAAGCTTAAACAATATGAAAAGAGGAGGGCAGGCAAGCAAGCAAGGAGGTTGAAACTTCATCATTAAGCTGTTAATTGGACAGTTAACTCCCATATGCAAATGGActaaaacttataaaaatgtgaGATCTCGTGACCAAGCCCTCCTTTGCTCCCGTCTTGGAGCCATCTGGGCATTGCCAGGGTGTGGCCTTTGAGGGCACTTCAATAAATCTCCACTTTATTCCCCTTaactccatccagcctctgctcagctcctcagggcatCAGGGTTTTGTTGGGAAGGATTTGGATTTCAGctctcaggcagcagagccccctctctgctctgtcactgcagaATGCTCCTGGTCAAGGTTTGTATTCCTGcatgagaagcaggaaaaatcctCAAGGTGGGCTGGAAACACTCACAAAGAGCAAAAGGAATCAGGGTAATTTAAATTATCtaccaaaaaaagggaaaattaacaGACATTCAGGCCTGCTTGACACGAGAGGAATTCTAAGCAGCATCATTTTGAGAGTTTTAAACCAAGACACAGGAGAAAAGGGGTTTGTGGCAGGGTGATCACAGGgctccagtgctcccagcaggcacagaacTCAGTGTGCAGCAGCTTTCTGAGGGGTTTGGGCTCACACAGCCAGGAAAATTCATCTCCTCATACACAGCAGGCATTCAGCCCTTCCAAGCTCTTTACCactggaaaggagagggagattTAAATGTGTGCCACCTCCAAGCCATGGCCCAGTTACCTTCAAGTGTCccattaaaagacaaaattaaagcAAGGGCAAAGCACCTAAAAATATTCCTGCACTGCACACTGGGATGTCTGAGGGGTGACCtgaacagggctctggaaagtttctttttctggttATGATTCCAACCCCTGCCTGTCTCCCTCTGGAGCTTGAAGGCACCAGGAGAAGGGGGAATGTGAGAGGATTTTCATGGGCTCAGAGTGTCcaatttaatttattcctggtagagaggagccaggctgcagcagaggttTTCTGAGACAGTCAAGAATCGAGGCCCAGGCTCTTCCCAGGAATAActggggaggagggaacagGAAGGTGCAAAGGGAGCAGGGGAATCCCTTGATGAGAAAAGGGCAGAAAGGCCTGGCAGGAAGGGGAATTCCAAAGGTCCTTCCAGCACCTGTTTCCTCTCCCCTTCTGCCAGGATCCTGTGAG
The DNA window shown above is from Serinus canaria isolate serCan28SL12 chromosome 10, serCan2020, whole genome shotgun sequence and carries:
- the NPTN gene encoding neuroplastin; translated protein: MPRSGPLPAAFSLLLATAALLPGPAAAQNEPRINASEDVVLHVAGVAVTLQCNLTSSPSPLAASYWVKNGEEIPGTRKASNTTEYRILKARAEESGEYLCVFVFSGSPVANATIEVRATPDITGHKRSENKNEGQEALMYCKSVGFPHPEWVWRKKVNGVFEDINNSSGRFFISNKENYTELSITNLQINEDPGEYQCNATNQVGSVSVTTILRVRSHLAPLWPFLGILAEIVILVVIIVIYEKRKRPDEVPDDDEPAGPMKTNSTNNHKDKNLRQRNTN